One Pectobacterium carotovorum DNA segment encodes these proteins:
- the rbsK gene encoding ribokinase → MKTGKLVVLGSINADHILNLEQFPRPGETVIGEQYSVAFGGKGANQAVAAGRSGADIAFIACVGDDDIGARICQQLSKDNIDVSAVEAISGETTGVALIFVNADAENMIAINAGANAAVTPDYLHRHQQHIMDASALLMQLESPLETVIAAAKLAHEHQTKVILNPAPARELPDELLSRVDMITPNETEAQFLTGITVETEEDAARAAQVLHDKGIETVLITLGSRGVWLSENGQGQRIPGYRVKAVDTIAAGDTFNGALVTALLENKPMSSAVKFAHAAAAIAVTRRGAQPSVPWREEIDEFLQTQG, encoded by the coding sequence ATGAAAACGGGTAAGCTGGTGGTGCTGGGCAGTATTAATGCTGACCATATTCTCAATCTTGAGCAATTTCCCCGCCCGGGCGAAACGGTTATCGGTGAGCAATATAGCGTTGCTTTCGGTGGGAAAGGCGCCAATCAGGCCGTTGCCGCTGGCCGAAGCGGTGCAGACATCGCCTTTATTGCCTGCGTCGGAGACGATGATATTGGCGCCCGTATTTGCCAGCAGTTATCCAAGGACAATATTGATGTTTCCGCCGTCGAGGCTATCTCCGGGGAAACAACCGGCGTTGCGCTGATTTTTGTTAACGCCGACGCTGAGAACATGATCGCGATTAACGCCGGCGCGAATGCGGCCGTAACGCCTGATTACCTTCATCGTCATCAGCAACACATTATGGATGCCTCTGCGTTGCTGATGCAGCTTGAGTCGCCGTTGGAAACGGTCATCGCAGCAGCCAAACTGGCGCATGAACACCAGACGAAAGTGATTCTTAACCCCGCACCTGCACGTGAGCTGCCTGATGAGCTGTTATCGCGGGTCGATATGATCACACCAAATGAAACCGAAGCGCAGTTCCTGACGGGAATTACCGTCGAGACGGAAGAAGATGCGGCTCGCGCAGCACAGGTTCTGCACGATAAAGGCATTGAAACGGTTCTCATCACGTTGGGTAGCCGTGGTGTATGGCTAAGTGAAAACGGCCAGGGGCAGCGTATACCGGGGTATCGTGTAAAAGCCGTGGATACTATCGCCGCTGGGGATACATTTAATGGTGCGCTTGTTACCGCGTTGCTGGAAAATAAACCGATGTCCTCCGCCGTAAAATTTGCCCATGCGGCAGCGGCGATAGCCGTTACTCGCCGAGGTGCTCAGCCCTCTGTCCCATGGCGTGAAGAGATCGACGAATTTTTGCAAACCCAGGGGTGA